One segment of Solanum stenotomum isolate F172 chromosome 1, ASM1918654v1, whole genome shotgun sequence DNA contains the following:
- the LOC125847009 gene encoding pyruvate dehydrogenase (acetyl-transferring) kinase, mitochondrial-like: MAAKKLYESFSKELIEEVHRWGSMKQTGVSLKYMMEFGSKPTPRNLLISSQFLHKELPMRIARRVIDLQTLPYGLSHKPAVLKVRDWYLDSFRDLRSFPDIKDENDELEFTKMINLVKVRHNNVVPMMALGVQQLKKDLHPKIDYQDLDEIHQFLDRFYMSRIGIRMLIGQHVALHDPNPPPDCVGYIHTKMSPLEVARNATEDARSICLREYGSAPKVNIYGDPNFTFPYVPTHLHLMVFELVKNSLRAVEERFVDSDKVAPPVRIIVADGLEDVTIKISDEGGGIPRSGLPKIFTYLYSTARNPLDEHSDLDTIDLATVSTLAGYGYGLPISRLYARYFGGDLQIISMEGYGTDAYLHLSRLGDSQEPLP; this comes from the exons ATGGCCGCAAAGAAACTATACGAGTCGTTTTCTAAGGAATTGATTGAGGAAGTACATCGATGGGGTTCCATGAAGCAGACTGGTGTGAGTCTCAAGTACATGATGGAGTTCGGTTCCAAACCCACTCCCCGCAATTTGCTTATTTCATCTCAATTCCTTCACAAGGAACTCCCTATGCGTATTGCTCGCAGGGTTATTGACCTACAAACTCTTCCTTATGGTTTATCTCACAAGCCTGCTGTTCTAAAG GTCCGGGATTGGTATTTGGATTCTTTCCGTGACCTTAGATCGTTTCCAGATATAAAAGATGAGAATGACGAGTTGGAATTCacaaaaatgattaatttggTTAAAGTACGACACAACAATGTTGTACCTATGATGGCTTTGGGAGttcaacaactaaaaaaggatcTACACCCTAAGATTGATTATCAGGATTTGGATGAGATACACCAGTTTCTTGATCGATTTTACATGTCTAGAATTGGCATCCGCATGCTTATCG GGCAGCATGTAGCCCTACACGATCCTAATCCACCTCCTGATTGTGTGGGCTATATACATACAAAAATGTCCCCCTTGGAGGTTGCACGCAATGCTACCGAGGATGCCCGTTCTATTTGCTTGCGTGAATATGGCAGTGCACCTAAGGTCAACATTTATGGGGACCCAAACTTTACATTCCC CTATGTGCCAACACATCTGCATTTGATGGTTTTTGAGTTGGTTAAGAACTCCTTGCGTGCTGTGGAAGAGCGATTTGTGGACTCGGACAAAGTTGCCCCTCCTGTTAGAATAATAGTTGCTGATGGTCTAGAGGATGTTACTATCAAG ATTTCAGATGAAGGGGGTGGTATACCAAGAAGTGGTCTGCCCAAAATATTTACTTATCTCTACAGTACTGCCCGGAATCCATTGGATGAGCATTCAGACCTTGATACAATTGATTTGGCTACTGTGTCTACGTTAGCTGGTTATGGATATGGACTTCCAATAAGTCGTTTATATGCTCGCTACTTTGGAGGGGATTTGCAAATTATCTCCATGGAAGGCTATG GTACTGATGCTTATCTGCATTTATCGCGGTTGGGAGATTCGCAAGAGCCATTACCTTGA